The stretch of DNA TGTAGATAGTTTTTAAAAACTAACTCTATATCTTCTGCCACAAACTCTTCAAGAGCCACTAAAGAGTCTAAAATATTGTTTAAATGAGGGATCATCTGTTTATTCCATTTTTTTTCAATAGCTAATGAATCAAAATCAATTTTTTCATTGAAAAAACATGATGCTTCATCAAAAATATCAGACACGAAAACTGCCCGATCTTTAACCAATGAAATAACCTTTAATATAAATTCTTTTGAGAAATTATTTAATATAGAATCATCTTTTAATATCAACAACTCAAATAAATCTGTATCCGATTTAAGCCTTAAATGCTGTTGATTAAACCACTTCGTTTTAGTGTAGTCGTATTTTGCACCTGACTTACCTACTCGATTTAAAGAAAACGCCGAAATTAACTCTGTCATTGAAAAAACTTCTTTATCAGTTCCTGGATTCCATCCTAAAAAAGACAACATATTAACAAATGCATCACTTGAAAAGCCCTTTTCACGATAACCAGGAAACACTTCACCTTCTTGAGAGGTCCAATTAATTGGGAATACGGGAAAACCTAATCTATCTCCATCTCTTTTACTTAACTTTCCGTTTCCATCAGGCTTTAAAATTAACGGGAGGTGCGCAAATTTAGGTGCCGATCTCAGCCATCCAAAACATTCATATAAAAAAATATGTAGTGGNGCTGAAGGAAGCCACTCCTCTCCTCTAATAACGTGAGTGATTTTCATGCAATAGTCATCTATAACATTTGCTAAATGATAAGTTGGCATACCATCAGATTTATAAATTACCTTGTCGTCAATATGGTTTGTGTTTACACTTACCCAGCCACGAACCAAATCTTCAAACTTAACCTCCTGGTTTCTTGGCATCTTTATCCGCACAACATACTTTTCCCCAGAAGAAATTAGTCTGTTTGTTTCTTCAGAGGGGAGAGTCAAAGAATTTTTCATGCTTTCTCTTGTAATACTATTATATGTTGGCGACTGAACACCCGATGACTTCANTTTAGATCTCATTGCATCTAGCTCTTCTGGTGTATCAAACGCATAATATGCATGCTTGGACTCCAAAAGCTGCTGAATAAACGAAGAATATATTTCTTTTCTTTCGGACTGTCGATAAGGACCAAAACTTCCACCTAAACCTGGACCCTCATCAGGATTTAAACCACACCAATTTAATGAATCAAGAATATACTTTTCAGCACCATCAACAAATCTTTTTTGATCAGTGTCTTCTATTCTGAGTATAAATTTGCCGTTATGTTTTCTGGCAAACAAAAAATTATATAAAGCTGTTCGAACTCCACCCAAATGCAATGGACCTGTTGGACTAGGTGCAAAACGTACTCTAATATTTTTTTGTTCAGAACTCATACTAATAATCAATATAAATGTAAAAGCAAATATAATTAAATCTAACATCTTCAATTTGTCTTTATTACTATTTTTGTATAATGAACCGCAACTACACAACTCTTCTTGAAAGACTAAATATATTTGTTCGCGAATACTATAAAAATCAAATACTCCGTGGCACAATTTATTCTTTAATTGGATTAGCTTTAACACTAATTGTCTTTGCAATTATTGAGCACTATGGTTTTTTTAACGGTCTTATTCGAACAATTTTGTTTTGGACATATTTATTTACAGCTGCAATAGTCTGCATTTGGTTTATTTTACGTCCTCTATTAAAAATGTTAAACCTAACTGGAACTATAACGCACCAAGAGGCAGCTAAAATTATTGGAAAACATTTTAGTGATGTATCTGATAAACTAACTAATATTCTAGAACTTAATGATATTGATTCTGGGAATTATGAAATAATTCAGGCAAGTATTAATCAAAAAATAAAAGAAATTGAACTTACACCCTTTCAGCGAGCAGTTGACTGGAAAAAAACATTAAATTATAGTAAATACTTATTAATCCCGCTAGGAATTATTTTAACACTTTTTCTTTCAGGCAACAAAATTGTTATCTCCGAAAGCACTCATAGAATTATCAATTATAATAACGAGTTCATAAAGCCAGCACCTTTTTATTTTAAACTTGATTCTGACACAATTGATGTCATAGAAAAAGACAATATTAATTTAATATTAGAAATTTATGGTGAAGAGCGACCGAAAGAGGTATTTATTAACTATAACAATAATATCAAAAAATTAAAAAAGTTAGCTATTGACCAGTACTCACATAAATTTAAAAATGTACAAACTGACATTTCATTTTATTTTTCTGCTAATAATGAGTTGTCACAAGAATACAACATCCGAGTTCTTTCTAGACCTGAAATTCAAAGTTATGCTTTGACCATTAGTCCGCCGAAATACACAAATACTTCAACACAAAAATTAAAAAACCTAGGAACTATAAGCATACCCGAAGGGAGTCTGGTAAACTGGAAAATAAAAACGCTTCAGACAGATAGTATTATTTTCAACATAAACGATCAAAACACCCCCACAAATAAAGTTCAGGACAATAATTATTCAGCTAGTAAAAGGATTTATGTTGACACTGAATATGCAATCTCACTAGCTAATGAACATGTCAATTTCACAGATACAACTTTTTACAACATAAAAGTTCTTAAAGATTCACCGCCAAGTATTCAAATTGTAGCAAATAAAGAGCCTGAAGTAAATAAATCGCTAATATCTGGTGTAATTCATGATGACTATGGTTTCTCTAGCTTAGTATTTTATAGTGAAATAATTGGAAACACAAGTGTAATCATTGACACAATCGCTATAAATAACGATTTAACTTCGCAGTCATTCATTTACAGTCTTGATTTGATTACAGCTCAAGCACAAGCTGGTCAAAAAATTAAGTGCTATTTAAAAGTATCTGATAATGATAAAATAAACGGATTCAAAACCACAACCAGTGAGTTAATTATAATAAATATGCCAACAAGAGAGGAAATCAAAAATGAATTTGCTGACAAAACAGATGATGTTAAAAAATCTATTGAATCCGAAATAGATATACTTGCAGATCTTAAAAAAGAATTAATCGATTTTGAAAAAATATTAATTGAAAAAGACTCTCTGGACTGGAGGGACAAAAAAAGATTAGATGAAATTTTGCAAAAACAAAAGGCTTTTGAATCAAAAATTACAGAACTAAAAAAAGAAACAAAAGAAAATTTTGAAAAACTAAACGCATCTACGAACCCAACTGAAGAAATGATAAAGAAGCAACAACAATTAGAAAAATTGTTTAACGAAATTATGCCCGAAGAAATTAAAAGCCTTTATGAAGAACTAAACAAACTGAAGGACGAATTAAATAAAGATGACCTACAAAAAAAAATCAAAGACTTACAACTATCTAATGAAGACTTAGAAAAAGAACTTGATCGAAATTTAGAAATCCTTAAACAAGTTGAATTTGAACAACAGCTTATTGATGTCATTTCACAATTAGAAACACTTAGCAAAGAGCAGTTAAATCTCTCATTAGACAGCTTGAATAATAAAGAGAGATTAGATCAACAGCAAAAACATCTTAATCAATTTGAAAAAACACAGCAAGAAATCCAAAAGCTGAAAGAACTAAATCAAAACTTAGAAAACAAACAGGATTTGCTGGATACGAAAACACAAGAAGACGAGATTACCAAAGAACTAAAAGAGGGATTTAATCAACTTGAAAAAAAGAATAAAAAACGAGCAAGTAAAACACAAAAAAAGACTGCTCAAAATCTAATGGAATTAGCCGATTTGTTTAGCCAAATGAAAAAAGAAAACGACAAAACAAAAAGCTATGAAGACATGGAGGCACTAAGACAAATTTTAGAGAATCTAGTTTATTTCTCTTTTGAAGAAGAAAACATACTGCTATCATTTCAAGAAATAAATAAAAACAACCCGCAATATATCGACTTAATGCATAAGCAACAGGACCTACGAGATGCTTCAAGTATAATTGAAGACTCGCTATTTGCATTAAGCAAAAGAGTGCCGCAAATATCATCAAAAGTAAATCGTGAGATAAACGCTATCGACCAAA from Flavobacteriales bacterium TMED191 encodes:
- a CDS encoding glutamate--tRNA ligase; amino-acid sequence: MSSEQKNIRVRFAPSPTGPLHLGGVRTALYNFLFARKHNGKFILRIEDTDQKRFVDGAEKYILDSLNWCGLNPDEGPGLGGSFGPYRQSERKEIYSSFIQQLLESKHAYYAFDTPEELDAMRSKXKSSGVQSPTYNSITRESMKNSLTLPSEETNRLISSGEKYVVRIKMPRNQEVKFEDLVRGWVSVNTNHIDDKVIYKSDGMPTYHLANVIDDYCMKITHVIRGEEWLPSAPLHIFLYECFGWLRSAPKFAHLPLILKPDGNGKLSKRDGDRLGFPVFPINWTSQEGEVFPGYREKGFSSDAFVNMLSFLGWNPGTDKEVFSMTELISAFSLNRVGKSGAKYDYTKTKWFNQQHLRLKSDTDLFELLILKDDSILNNFSKEFILKVISLVKDRAVFVSDIFDEASCFFNEKIDFDSLAIEKKWNKQMIPHLNNILDSLVALEEFVAEDIELVFKNYLQSNNLGFGKIMPMLRIAVTGKIAGPSLFIVMELLGSSKVQGRIKYALNTIV